From the genome of Vibrio porteresiae DSM 19223, one region includes:
- a CDS encoding restriction endonuclease subunit S, with protein MSNLENKVGLPELRFPEFINYPKWEEKSFSKLFEIGGGKDHKHLADGDVPVYGSGGYMRSVNDYLYDGKSACIGRKGTINNPMFLTGKFWTVDTLFYTHSFKNCIPEFVYLLFQNIDWLKLNEAGGVPSLSKVIINKIEVLIPKEKEQQKIVDCISSMDDLITTNTKKLELLKFHKKGLMQKLFPAEGENKPDFRFPEFSMEANWKKEKLHNLVDLLSGHAFKSEYFSTTGKKMVTPKNFTKNGFASFSEDNTKYTSEDFNERYICREGDLLLLLTDLTPSCELLGRPMLLTPSDGEVLLNQRIAKVILKGNINSNFLKYFFLSNSFRKRIINTATGSTVRHTSNKIVLSTELLLPNLSEQNKIAACLLSIDELIRSQADKIETLKEYKKGLMQQLFPEMKESIA; from the coding sequence ATGAGTAATTTAGAAAATAAAGTAGGGCTTCCTGAGTTGAGGTTTCCAGAATTTATTAATTATCCAAAATGGGAAGAAAAATCATTTTCTAAACTATTTGAAATTGGTGGTGGAAAAGATCATAAACATTTAGCTGATGGCGATGTTCCTGTTTACGGTTCTGGTGGTTATATGCGCTCAGTTAACGATTACTTATACGATGGTAAAAGTGCATGTATTGGTAGGAAAGGAACGATCAATAACCCGATGTTTCTTACAGGTAAGTTTTGGACGGTGGATACTCTCTTTTATACGCACTCATTTAAAAACTGTATACCAGAGTTTGTTTATTTACTTTTTCAAAACATAGATTGGCTAAAGCTGAATGAGGCTGGTGGTGTTCCTAGTCTTTCTAAAGTGATTATTAATAAGATTGAAGTTCTTATCCCTAAAGAAAAAGAACAACAAAAAATTGTTGATTGCATTTCTTCGATGGATGACCTAATTACAACAAATACTAAAAAATTAGAATTATTAAAATTCCATAAAAAAGGCTTGATGCAAAAGCTGTTTCCTGCGGAAGGTGAGAATAAGCCAGATTTTAGGTTTCCAGAATTCAGCATGGAAGCTAATTGGAAAAAAGAAAAGCTACACAACCTTGTAGATTTACTATCTGGGCATGCTTTCAAAAGTGAATATTTTTCCACAACAGGAAAAAAAATGGTAACCCCAAAAAACTTTACAAAAAATGGATTTGCATCTTTTAGCGAAGATAATACCAAATATACATCAGAAGATTTCAATGAACGTTATATTTGTCGAGAAGGAGACTTACTACTTCTTCTAACTGATTTAACACCATCGTGTGAATTGCTAGGTCGACCAATGTTATTAACACCTAGTGATGGCGAAGTATTGTTAAATCAACGTATCGCTAAAGTTATTCTTAAGGGTAATATTAACTCAAACTTCCTTAAATATTTTTTTCTGTCAAATAGCTTTAGAAAGAGAATTATTAATACAGCTACTGGATCTACTGTCCGGCATACATCGAATAAGATTGTGTTGTCAACAGAGCTACTGTTACCTAATTTATCCGAGCAGAACAAAATTGCAGCTTGTCTTTTGTCTATTGATGAGTTGATTCGTTCTCAAGCTGACAAGATCGAAACACTCAAAGAGTACAAAAAAGGGTTAATGCAGCAGTTGTTTCCAGAAATGAAGGAGTCTATTGCATGA